In a genomic window of Coprococcus eutactus:
- a CDS encoding DUF6442 family protein, producing MKKDEILNASRKEHRNKDLAEMEVVYQAGSHASRVGALVCCLLSLLSSVLAHTMIYSPWVIYFSIIATQWLVRFIKMKRKSDLVLTVLFFVVSIFAFVGFVSHLLEVRI from the coding sequence ATGAAAAAGGACGAAATCTTAAATGCAAGCAGAAAAGAACATCGCAATAAGGACTTGGCTGAAATGGAAGTGGTATATCAAGCCGGAAGTCACGCAAGCAGAGTTGGTGCTTTAGTGTGTTGTTTGCTTTCGCTGTTATCTTCTGTGCTTGCTCATACTATGATTTACAGTCCGTGGGTTATATACTTCAGCATTATTGCAACACAATGGTTAGTTCGTTTTATCAAAATGAAGCGAAAGAGTGATTTGGTCTTGACCGTTCTGTTTTTTGTGGTTTCCATTTTTGCATTTGTTGGATTTGTTAGCCACCTTTTAGAGGTGAGAATATGA